Proteins encoded by one window of Halococcus hamelinensis 100A6:
- a CDS encoding NAD(P)/FAD-dependent oxidoreductase, translating to MERIDVAVVGGGPAGSSAGRAAARQGAETVVLEKGVPREDRDRPGPDSTDAAGMLDYWVDLMDLPEPVPDDVILRELDGATFAGPTERITIRETGMKSSYPNFGFTFHRARFDDWLRERCEAAGAEYRVGKSVRNVDVDPRGGHVLTLANGHEIEAEYLILADGPQRTVTRGVLSEFVGESRLEGLSSRRANHIAYQEYREFPPELFPEDRIVFWWGAMPGHTAYPWVFPNDGNVARVGLTMPIGLDIDAVENREDYRLLEPDDDSIPSGSEYIRRLLESEYPDYDLEDFPIVEDRGKRKGVESYPISSTKPIDSPVGAKVAVAGGAMGTTSAFHEGGDHVAVRTGKIAGSLAGAGALSAYNREWKRAVGDELGRNVAMADVVGGFGPDDWDRTFGAVGRMMKDGRYSPLRVPRAGRAGLSVFAKYERARLGYRNGGYVQIEESEYAI from the coding sequence ATGGAGCGGATCGATGTTGCGGTCGTCGGTGGTGGACCCGCCGGAAGCTCGGCGGGGCGAGCCGCGGCCAGGCAGGGAGCCGAGACGGTGGTGCTCGAAAAGGGGGTCCCGCGCGAGGACCGCGACCGCCCGGGGCCGGACTCGACCGACGCCGCCGGGATGCTCGACTACTGGGTCGACCTGATGGACCTCCCCGAACCGGTCCCCGACGACGTGATCCTCCGGGAGCTCGACGGCGCGACCTTCGCGGGGCCCACAGAACGGATCACCATCCGGGAGACGGGCATGAAGAGTTCGTACCCGAACTTCGGGTTCACCTTCCACCGCGCGCGCTTCGACGACTGGCTCCGCGAGCGCTGTGAGGCCGCGGGCGCGGAGTATCGCGTCGGCAAGAGCGTCCGAAACGTCGACGTCGACCCCCGGGGTGGACACGTCCTCACGCTCGCGAACGGTCACGAGATCGAGGCCGAATACCTGATCCTCGCCGACGGGCCACAGCGTACCGTCACGAGAGGCGTGCTCTCGGAGTTCGTCGGCGAGAGTCGATTGGAGGGGCTCTCCTCGCGCCGGGCGAACCACATCGCCTATCAGGAATATCGGGAGTTTCCGCCCGAACTCTTCCCCGAGGACCGGATCGTCTTCTGGTGGGGAGCGATGCCCGGCCACACCGCCTACCCGTGGGTGTTCCCGAACGACGGCAACGTCGCGCGCGTGGGGCTGACGATGCCGATCGGGCTCGACATCGACGCGGTCGAGAACCGGGAGGACTATCGACTCCTCGAACCCGACGACGACTCGATCCCCTCGGGTTCGGAGTACATCCGCCGACTTCTCGAGAGCGAGTACCCCGACTACGACCTCGAGGACTTCCCGATCGTCGAGGACCGTGGGAAGCGAAAGGGCGTCGAGTCCTACCCGATCTCCTCGACGAAGCCGATCGACTCCCCCGTCGGCGCGAAGGTCGCCGTCGCGGGCGGTGCGATGGGCACCACCTCCGCGTTCCACGAGGGTGGCGACCACGTCGCGGTGCGGACGGGGAAGATCGCGGGTTCGCTCGCCGGCGCGGGCGCGCTCTCGGCCTACAACCGCGAGTGGAAGCGCGCGGTCGGCGACGAACTCGGGCGGAACGTCGCGATGGCCGACGTGGTCGGCGGGTTCGGGCCCGACGACTGGGACCGGACCTTCGGGGCGGTCGGTCGGATGATGAAGGACGGGCGGTACAGCCCGCTGCGCGTGCCGCGGGCGGGGCGTGCGGGGCTGTCGGTGTTCGCGAAGTACGAACGCGCCCGGCTCGGCTACCGCAACGGCGGTTACGTCCAGATCGAGGAGTCGGAGTACGCGATATGA
- a CDS encoding D-2-hydroxyacid dehydrogenase, with protein MTDPDIIVLRKGIHGLSSSELAMALRERLPDHGIECAATPAEERDLIEDAPIVVGQVIDEELLDHAGNLRLFAGFSAGYGHLPMDALDEHDVAVTSASGVHGPNIAEDVLGFLLSLTRRHYEGWRRQQQHEWRAYPTREFAGSTVTVVGLGAIGNAIVERLSGFDVHTIGVRHSPEKGGPTDEVLGTDELHDALARTDSVVLAVPLNEGTEGLIGEEEFATLSPEAFLVNVARGPVVDTDALVAALHDNAIGGAALDVTDPEPLPADHQLWKFENVLITPHNTGNTPMYYERLADIVAENVERVDETGEYEDLKNQVL; from the coding sequence ATGACGGATCCGGACATCATCGTGCTTCGAAAGGGGATCCACGGGCTGTCGAGCAGCGAGTTGGCGATGGCGCTCCGCGAGCGCCTGCCCGACCACGGGATCGAGTGTGCGGCGACGCCGGCCGAGGAGCGCGACCTCATCGAGGACGCCCCCATCGTGGTCGGCCAGGTCATCGACGAGGAGCTGCTCGACCACGCCGGGAACCTTCGGCTGTTCGCGGGTTTCTCGGCGGGCTACGGCCACCTCCCGATGGACGCGCTCGACGAGCACGACGTCGCTGTGACGAGCGCTTCGGGCGTCCACGGCCCGAACATCGCGGAGGACGTCCTCGGCTTCCTCCTCTCGCTCACCCGTCGCCACTACGAGGGCTGGCGACGACAGCAACAGCACGAGTGGCGTGCCTATCCCACACGGGAGTTCGCCGGATCGACGGTCACGGTCGTCGGTCTCGGCGCGATCGGAAACGCGATCGTCGAACGGCTCTCGGGATTCGACGTCCACACCATCGGCGTGCGTCACTCGCCCGAGAAGGGCGGGCCGACGGACGAGGTCCTCGGCACCGACGAACTGCACGACGCGCTCGCGCGGACCGACAGCGTCGTGCTCGCCGTGCCGCTGAACGAGGGGACCGAAGGCCTGATCGGCGAGGAGGAGTTCGCCACGCTCTCGCCCGAGGCGTTCCTCGTGAACGTCGCGCGCGGGCCGGTGGTCGACACCGACGCGCTGGTGGCGGCGCTCCACGACAACGCCATCGGCGGCGCGGCGCTCGACGTCACCGACCCCGAACCGCTGCCCGCCGACCACCAGCTCTGGAAGTTCGAGAACGTCCTCATCACGCCGCACAACACCGGCAACACCCCGATGTACTACGAACGCCTCGCCGACATCGTGGCGGAGAACGTCGAGCGGGTCGACGAAACCGGCGAGTACGAGGACCTGAAGAACCAAGTGCTCTGA